The Pseudomonas sp. TH06 genome contains the following window.
GCTGCCAGACCGACATGGCCATGGACTTGCTGATCCTCGCCCGCGACCTCGGTCTGGTGCCATACGGCATCTCGTTCCACGTCGGTTCGCAACAGCGCGATATCAGTGTCTGGGACGCGGCGATCGCCAAGGTCAAAGTGATCTTCGAACGCCTGAAAGAAGAAGACGGCATCCACCTCAAGCTGATCAACATGGGCGGCGGCTTTCCGGCCAACTACATCACCCGCACCAACAGCCTGGAAACCTACGCCGAAGAAATCATCCGCTTCCTGAAAGAAGACTTCGGTGATGACTTGCCGGAAATCATCCTGGAGCCGGGCCGTTCGTTGATCGCCAACGCCGGTATTCTGGTCAGCGAAGTGGTGCTGGTCGCACGTAAGTCGCGCACCGCCGTCGAGCGTTGGGTATACACCGATGTGGGCAAGTTCTCCGGCCTGATCGAAACCATGGACGAAGCGATCAAGTTCCCGATCTGGACCGAGAAGAAAGGCGAGATGGAAGAAGTCGTGATCGCCGGCCCGACCTGCGACAGCGCCGACATCATGTACGAAAACTACAAGTACGGCCTGCCGCTGAACCTGGCAATCGGTGATCGTCTGTACTGGCTTTCGACCGGTGCATACACCACCAGTTACAGCGCGGTTGAATTCAATGGCTTTCCGCCGCTGAAGTCTTACTACGTGTAAGCGCTGAAACCGTAATGCAAAAAGCCCATGACGTGTCATGGGCTTTTTTGTGCCTGACATTCCACTGTAGGACCTGCCGAAGGCTGCGATCTTTTGATTTTTCTTTTTGAAGATCAAGATCAAAAGATCGCAGCCTGCGGCAGCTCCTACAGGAGTGATTTGTAGCGGTGAGCGTACTCGGCTGCCAACGCCTGAATCCTTGGATCGGTCGCACTGGCCAGAGCTTCACTGGCCACCCGCAGGAAATTCAGATTACCGCCGGCCAATGCCTTCTCAAGCCACATGACTGCATCATCGATGCGACCCTCATCCGCCAACACCGCCGCATAACTGAACTGCCCGCGAAAATCACCACCCTCAGCCGAGCGCCGATACCAGTCACGAGCCGCGACCGGATCCGCCGGGCACACCTGCCCTTCTTCCAGATAGCGTCCCAGCAGATTCATCGATTTCGCATGGCCCAGTTCAGCCGCGCGCCGATACAACGACAGCGCCTGCAGATGATCCACGGCGACACCACGCCCGGTCGCCAGCAGATTCGCAAGGTTATACATCGCCCAGTCCAGCCCGGCATCTGCGGCGATTCGGTAATGCTGCGCCGCAATCGACGCATCCGCCGCAACGCCCCAACCATGCTCCTGACAACGACCGAACATGTTGCGCGCCATCAGATGCCCGCGCCCGGCAGCAATGCCAAACCAGCGCAGCGCCAGCGGTTGATCCTGCGCGATGCCGTGCCCGTCCAGAAGAATCTGTCCAAGCAGCGCCTGCGCCTCGACAGCGCCCTCGCCCGCCGCCAGCAGAATCGCCTGCGCGGCGCGAGCCGGACTTTCCTCAAGCATCGCTGCCAGCCCAGAGGCATCGAGGACTTCTTCGCGGCGCAGTTGAAAACTCATACCTCGACCCAGCGCCGCAGCAGGTTGTGATAAGTGCCGGTGAGGCGAATCAGCGACGGGTGATCCGGCACGTCCTGGGTGAGCTGCTGAATCGCACCGTCCATTTCGAACAGCAATGCGCGCTGGCTGTCTTCGCGCACCAGGCTTTGCGTCCAGAAAAACGACGCATAACGCGCACCGCGGGTGACTGCATTGACCTTGTGCAGACTGGTGCCGGGGTACAACACCATGTCGCCGGCCGGCAACTTCACCCGTTGCGTGCCATAGGTGTCCTGAATTTCCAGTTCGCCGCCGTCGTAATCTTCAGGCTCGCTGAAAAACAGCGTTGCCGACAGATCCGTGCGCACGCGCTCGATACTGCCCTTGGGCTGGCGCACCGCGTTGTCGATGTGGAAATCGAAACTGCCGCCCGCCGTGTAACAGTTCACTAACGGCGGGAACACTTTGTGCGGCAGCGCAGCAGACATGAACAGCGGATTTTTCCACAGCCGCTCGAGCAGCGCAGCGCCGATTTCCTTGGCCAGCGGATGACCTTCGGGCAGTTGCAGATTGTGTTTGGCCTTGGCCGATTGATAACCCGCGGTGATCTTGCCATCAGCCCAATCGGCCTGCTCCAGCGCCTGGCGAATGCGCTGCACTTCGTCTTTTTCGAACAGAGCGGGAATGTGCAGCAGCATGGCAATGTCACCTGATGGCAAAGAGGCGGCAATGGTATTGATTCTTATTGGCTGTGTACAACCCGCAAGACGAATGAACTGGCAAAAACCGTAAGGCTAAATTGTAAAGAATGTAAATTCAGTGCAGTTAGCAATGTTTCGCAATTGATACGAATACTTGTTTACCCTATATTCCGCCGCCTCAAATCCTTGGGGAGGGGAATAAAAATGGCACGTCAACACGCACAATTACCGGTCAGTTCACCACGTCTGCTCGCCTCTGCAATCGGTGTGGCAATCACCGCAGGCTCCGCCGGCCACATGGTGTTCGCCGCCGAAAAGACCGACAGCAAAGCCGCCGGCAATGCCATCGCCCTGGACGCTACCGCCATCACTGGCGAAGCGCAGGACCCGACGTCCTACCAGGTCGAGAAAGCCTCCTCGCCCAAGTACACCGCGCCGCTGGTCGACACGCCGCGCTCGGTGACCGTCATTCCGCAACAAGTCCTCAAAGACACCGGCGCCCTGAACATGCAGGACGCGCTGCGCACCGTGCCAGGCATCACCTTCGGTGCCGGTGAAGGCGGCAACCCGCAGGGCGACCGCCCGTTCATCCGTGGTTTCGACGCTCAGGGCGACACCTACCTCGACGGCGTGCGCGACACCGGTTCGCAGAGCCGCGAGATCTTCGCCGTCGAAAACATTGAAGTCAGCAAGGGCCCGAACTCCGCCATCGGTGGTCGCGGCGCGGCGGGCGGCAGCATCAACCTGGTGAGCAAAAAAGCACACCTGGGCAACTCGTTCGACGGTGGCTTCACCTGGGGTTCCGACCAGACTCAGCGTTACACCCTCGACGGCAACTACCAGTTCAGCGACACCGCCGCTGGCCGTTTGAACCTGATGAGCCACGAGAGCAATGTCGCCGGGCGCGACAAAGTCGATTACGACCGCTGGGGCATCGCGCCGTCGCTGGCGTTCGGACTGGGTACTGACACCCGCGTCAACCTCGACTACTACCATCTCGAAAGCAACGACACCCCGGATTCGGGCATCCCCTACACCCTGTCGAACCCACGTACAAAATCCAACCCGGACAAGCCGTACGCCGGTGGCGACCACAGCAATTTCTACGGTCTGGATCGCGACTTCCGCAAGGGCCGCACCGACACCGCGACCTTCGCCATCGAGCACGACCTGAGCGACTCGCTGACCATCAAGAACACCCTGCGTCACGGCACCAGCATGCAGGATTACATCCTCACCCAGCCGGACGACAGCAAGGGCAACGTCAACAACGGCAGCCTCTGGCGTCGGGCGAATACTCGGGTGAGCAACACCGAGACCACCACCAACCAGACTGACCTGTTCGGCAATTTCTACGTCGCCGGCTTCAAGAACAGCTTCTCCACTGGCGTTGAATACACCCGTGAGGAAAGCCAGAAGTCCTCGTACAACGTCAACACCGACACCACGCCGCTCACCACCAACGTGCCTTCGAGCAGCAACTGCACGCCATCGATGATCGGCGCATCCAGTGGCTACAACTGCACCTCGCTGTCGAACCCGAACCCGAACGATCCGTGGAACGGCGCGATCTCGCGCAACTACGCCGGCACCGACACCAAGGCCAACACGTATGCGCTGTATGTGTTCGACACCCTGGAGTTGTCCCAGCAATGGCTGGTGAACATGGGTCTGCGTTACGACCACTTCGACACCGACTACAAGACCTACACCGCTGCCGGCGCCACCACTGCCAAGGGCGATGACGTCAGCGAGTTCGTCACCGGTCAGTTCGGTATCGTTTACAAACCAGCGGAAAACGGCAGCATCTATGCGTCCTACGCCACTTCGGCGACGCCACCGGGCAACACTCTGGGCGAAGGCATGGACGGCAACCCGCTGGGCGGCACCAAGGATCGCAACGGCAATCTGCTGAGCAGCGACCTGGAGCCGGAAACCACCAAGAACTACGAAATCGGCACCAAGTGGGACCTGCTCAACGATCGTCTGTCGCTGACGGCTGACGTCTTCCGCACCGAGAAAGAAAACGCGCGTGTGCAAGTCGACACCACGTCGTACGAGAACGCCGGCAAAACCCGCGTACAAGGTGTCGAGTTGTCGGCCAGCGGCAAGATCACCGACAAGTGGCAAGTGTTCGCCGGTTACGCCTACATGGACAGCGAACAGGTTGACGGCGGCCCGCTGAACCGCGCCACCGACGGCAACCAGCTGCCTAACACGCCGAAAAACAGCGCCAGCCTGTGGACCACTTACCAGCTCACGCCGAAGCTGACCATCGGTGGCGGTGCCTTCTACGTCGACGACGTATTCGGCAACGTGGCCAACACCACCATGGTCGATTCGTATGTGCGTTACGACGCGATGGCGGCCTACAAGCTGAGCAAGAACGTCGACCTGCAACTCAACGTGCAGAACCTGACCAACGAAACCTATTACGACAAAGCCTTCTCGACCCACTTCGCCAACCAGGCAGCGGGCCGCACGGCACTGTTGAGCACAAACTTCCACTTCTAAGCGATATTGGAAACTGTAGGAGTGAGCCTGCTCGCGATGGGGTTGTGTCAGTCAGCAAATTGATTGGATGACACGCCGCTATCGCGAGCAGGCTCACTCCTACAGGGAATGCACCGCAAGGCTTGGCCCCGTTCATTCAATTGAACGGGGCTTTTGTGCGTAATAAAGAACGCTTCTCGATAACCCACGGCATAATGCGCGCCGTGAAGACAATTTCCGAATGGACGGCGAGTGACGTGTTGAAGAAAACCCTGTTCCAGTTGCACTGGTTTTTTGGCATCACCGCCGGCCTGGTGCTGGCCTTGATGGGCATCACCGGCGCGGCCTATTCGTTTCAGGACGAAATCCTGCGGGCGCTGAACCCTTCAGTGCTGCAAGTGGAAAAACAAGTCGCCGGCGTCCTGCCGCCCGTTGAACTGGTGGAGCGCATCGAAGCCACTTCCGCCAAAAAAGTCTCGATGCTCTGGGTCGAGACCGACAGCGGCAACGCGGCACGGGTGTATTTCACCCCGCCCAAAGGCGAGCGCCGTGGCGAAATGCGCTACTTCGATCCATATACCGGCGAATTTATGGGCGACGCCGTGGGCCAGGACTTCTTCGGCCTGATGCTGCAACTGCACCGTTTCCTAGCCATGGGCGATACCGGGCGCAACATAACCGGCGCCTGCACCCTGATCCTGCTGTTCTTCTGCCTCTCAGGTTTGTATTTACGCTGGCCGCGCCAGTGGAACAGTTGGCGCGTATGGCTGACCCTGGACTGGAAGAAAAAGGGCCGCGCCTTCAACTGGGATCTGCATTCGGTGGCCGGCACCTGGTGCCTGCTGGTCTATCTGCTGCTGGCGCTGACCGGGTTGTCGTGGTCCTACGAGTGGTACAACAAGGGCCTGACCAGACTGCTTTCCGACGCACCGCAAAACGAGCGCGTGCGCAATAGCGGCCCCGCACCCGAAGGCCCGGCACCGACGGCCGATTACGCGGCGATGTGGAGCAGCATCTACAGCGCTGCCGGCCCGGGTCTGGCCGCCTACAACATCCGCATGCCGGCGGTGGCCGGTCAACCGGCGACGGTGTTCTACCTGCTTGACAGCTCGCCGCATGATCGCGCCCTGAACCAGATCACTCTCGACCCGGCCACCGGCATCGTCAAACGCGTCGACCGCTACGCCGACAAGAGCTTCAAGGCGCAACTGCTGACCAGCATTTACGCACTGCACGTCGGCAGCTATTTCGGCCTCGTCGGGCGGATCATCATCACCCTCGCGGCCGTATGCATGCCGCTGTTCTTCATCACCGGATGGCTGCTGTACCTTGATCGTCGCCGCAAGAAAAAGCAGATCAAGGACGCGCGCAAAGGTCTCGAACAACCGGACGACGATGCGTCGGCATGGCTGATTGGCTTCGCCAGCCAAAGCGGTTTCGCCGAGCAACTGGCGTGGCAGACTGCCGGCCAATTGCAGGCTGCCGGGTTGCCGGTGAAGGTGCAGCCGTTGGCGAATGTCAGCGAGCAGGATCTGCTGGAATCGAACAACGCGCTGTTTGTGGTCAGCACTTTTGGTGACGGTCAGGCACCGGACAGCGCTCGTGGTTTCGAGCGCAAGGTGCTGGGCAAGGCTGCCGCTCTCGACACTCTGAACTATGCCGTGCTCGGGCTGGGCGATCGTCAGTACCAGCACTTCTGTGGTTTCGCCCATCGTCTGCATCAGTGGCTCAGCGAACACGGTGGCAAGACCCTGTTCGCACCGGTGGAAGTCGACAGTGGCGATCCCTACGCCCTGCGTCACTGGCAAACCCAACTCGGCCTGCTCACCGGGCAAACACCGGTCGACACCTGGCAAGCGCCGAGCTACGACAACTGGACGCTGGTGCGCCGTGAACTGATGAACCCGGACAGCAGCGGTTCACCGGTTTACCTGC
Protein-coding sequences here:
- a CDS encoding type III PLP-dependent enzyme — encoded protein: MSIQVEDYFARATFDKMKAFADKQETPFVVIDTAMISQAYDDLRAGFEFAKVYYAVKANPAVEIIDLLKEKGSSFDIASIYELDKVMDRGVSPDRISYGNTIKKSKDIRYFYEKGVRLFSTDSEADLRNIAKAAPGSKVYVRILTEGSTTADWPLSRKFGCQTDMAMDLLILARDLGLVPYGISFHVGSQQRDISVWDAAIAKVKVIFERLKEEDGIHLKLINMGGGFPANYITRTNSLETYAEEIIRFLKEDFGDDLPEIILEPGRSLIANAGILVSEVVLVARKSRTAVERWVYTDVGKFSGLIETMDEAIKFPIWTEKKGEMEEVVIAGPTCDSADIMYENYKYGLPLNLAIGDRLYWLSTGAYTTSYSAVEFNGFPPLKSYYV
- a CDS encoding tetratricopeptide repeat protein, whose amino-acid sequence is MSFQLRREEVLDASGLAAMLEESPARAAQAILLAAGEGAVEAQALLGQILLDGHGIAQDQPLALRWFGIAAGRGHLMARNMFGRCQEHGWGVAADASIAAQHYRIAADAGLDWAMYNLANLLATGRGVAVDHLQALSLYRRAAELGHAKSMNLLGRYLEEGQVCPADPVAARDWYRRSAEGGDFRGQFSYAAVLADEGRIDDAVMWLEKALAGGNLNFLRVASEALASATDPRIQALAAEYAHRYKSLL
- a CDS encoding Fe2+-dependent dioxygenase, translating into MLLHIPALFEKDEVQRIRQALEQADWADGKITAGYQSAKAKHNLQLPEGHPLAKEIGAALLERLWKNPLFMSAALPHKVFPPLVNCYTAGGSFDFHIDNAVRQPKGSIERVRTDLSATLFFSEPEDYDGGELEIQDTYGTQRVKLPAGDMVLYPGTSLHKVNAVTRGARYASFFWTQSLVREDSQRALLFEMDGAIQQLTQDVPDHPSLIRLTGTYHNLLRRWVEV
- a CDS encoding TonB-dependent siderophore receptor; this encodes MARQHAQLPVSSPRLLASAIGVAITAGSAGHMVFAAEKTDSKAAGNAIALDATAITGEAQDPTSYQVEKASSPKYTAPLVDTPRSVTVIPQQVLKDTGALNMQDALRTVPGITFGAGEGGNPQGDRPFIRGFDAQGDTYLDGVRDTGSQSREIFAVENIEVSKGPNSAIGGRGAAGGSINLVSKKAHLGNSFDGGFTWGSDQTQRYTLDGNYQFSDTAAGRLNLMSHESNVAGRDKVDYDRWGIAPSLAFGLGTDTRVNLDYYHLESNDTPDSGIPYTLSNPRTKSNPDKPYAGGDHSNFYGLDRDFRKGRTDTATFAIEHDLSDSLTIKNTLRHGTSMQDYILTQPDDSKGNVNNGSLWRRANTRVSNTETTTNQTDLFGNFYVAGFKNSFSTGVEYTREESQKSSYNVNTDTTPLTTNVPSSSNCTPSMIGASSGYNCTSLSNPNPNDPWNGAISRNYAGTDTKANTYALYVFDTLELSQQWLVNMGLRYDHFDTDYKTYTAAGATTAKGDDVSEFVTGQFGIVYKPAENGSIYASYATSATPPGNTLGEGMDGNPLGGTKDRNGNLLSSDLEPETTKNYEIGTKWDLLNDRLSLTADVFRTEKENARVQVDTTSYENAGKTRVQGVELSASGKITDKWQVFAGYAYMDSEQVDGGPLNRATDGNQLPNTPKNSASLWTTYQLTPKLTIGGGAFYVDDVFGNVANTTMVDSYVRYDAMAAYKLSKNVDLQLNVQNLTNETYYDKAFSTHFANQAAGRTALLSTNFHF
- a CDS encoding sulfite reductase flavoprotein subunit alpha, which codes for MLKKTLFQLHWFFGITAGLVLALMGITGAAYSFQDEILRALNPSVLQVEKQVAGVLPPVELVERIEATSAKKVSMLWVETDSGNAARVYFTPPKGERRGEMRYFDPYTGEFMGDAVGQDFFGLMLQLHRFLAMGDTGRNITGACTLILLFFCLSGLYLRWPRQWNSWRVWLTLDWKKKGRAFNWDLHSVAGTWCLLVYLLLALTGLSWSYEWYNKGLTRLLSDAPQNERVRNSGPAPEGPAPTADYAAMWSSIYSAAGPGLAAYNIRMPAVAGQPATVFYLLDSSPHDRALNQITLDPATGIVKRVDRYADKSFKAQLLTSIYALHVGSYFGLVGRIIITLAAVCMPLFFITGWLLYLDRRRKKKQIKDARKGLEQPDDDASAWLIGFASQSGFAEQLAWQTAGQLQAAGLPVKVQPLANVSEQDLLESNNALFVVSTFGDGQAPDSARGFERKVLGKAAALDTLNYAVLGLGDRQYQHFCGFAHRLHQWLSEHGGKTLFAPVEVDSGDPYALRHWQTQLGLLTGQTPVDTWQAPSYDNWTLVRRELMNPDSSGSPVYLLGLSAPSTSSWLAGDLVEVLPRNCPWVIEHFLDGLGIRGETSVTINGLDEPLEVALATRQLPEHRAHLVGLHAQSLVDAMVPLTLREYSIASIAADGVLELIVRQEQHADGSLGIGSGWLTEHAPVGGSISLRVRRNSGFHLPNQPVPMILLGNGTGLAGLRSLLKARIADGQTRQWLLFGERNREHDFLCRAELEEWLINGDLARLDLAFSRDQAEKIYVQDRLRESADELKKWLAEGAVIYICGSLQGMASGVDQVLNDILGAAEVERLIEQGRYRRDVY